Proteins encoded together in one Impatiens glandulifera chromosome 1, dImpGla2.1, whole genome shotgun sequence window:
- the LOC124938884 gene encoding scarecrow-like protein 18: KMLGSFSSSTNSQQEEDAAVDHHHHHRPSSLSPHRRHFLHQIQVQPPLLPPSSTSTITPLRQLLISSAELISRSDFTSAHRLLAILSSKSSPFGDSTERLTHQFTRALSLRLNRQLTLTPTTQPTTDHDLSLLQSSYLTLNQITPFIRFTHLTANQAILEAVDGCSAVHVIDFDIMHGVQWPPLMQALAERFPTPTLRITGSGSDPDMLRRTGDRLAKFALTLGLKFQFHELVILSHEDPASATSSILLLPNEILAVNCVLYLHKLLTDPERARLFLRRLRAMDPAVVTVAEREANNNDPVFLRRFAAALDNYAAIFDSLEATLPPSSGERLMVERVWFGREIGDVVAGEGNGRLERHERFLWWEMMMRGAGFGLVPLSTFALSQSRLLLRLHYPSEGYQICVVNESFFLGWKNQLLFSVSSWH, from the exons AAAATGCTTGGCTCGTTCTCTTCCTCTACTAATTCCCAACAAGAAGAAGATGCCGCCGtcgaccaccaccaccaccaccgcccTTCTTCTCTCTCACCTCACCGCCGGCATTTCCTCCATCAGATTCAAGTACAACcacctcttcttcctccatcaTCCACCTCCACAATCACCCCTTTGCGTCAATTACTCATAAGCTCAGCCGAACTCATCTCTCGCTCCGACTTCACCTCCGCCCACCGCCTCCTCGCTATCCTATCCTCCAAATCATCCCCTTTCGGAGACTCAACCGAACGCCTAACCCATCAGTTCACAAGAGCCCTATCTCTCAGACTCAACCGTCAACTAACCCTAACCCCGACAACCCAACCGACAACGGATCACGATTTATCACTACTTCAATCCTCGTACCTAACCTTAAACCAGATCACACCCTTTATCCGTTTCACTCATCTTACTGCTAACCAAGCCATTCTCGAAGCCGTTGATGGTTGCTCAGCCGTACACGTCATCGATTTCGACATCATGCACGGTGTTCAGTGGCCCCCACTCATGCAAGCCCTAGCTGAACGATTCCCTACTCCGACTCTTCGTATAACCGGTTCCGGTTCAGATCCCGATATGCTTCGACGAACCGGGGATCGGCTAGCTAAGTTTGCACTTACCCTAGGTCTTAAATTTCAGTTTCATGAACTTGTCATACTCTCACACGAAGACCCTGCTTCTGCCACGTCATCCATCCTTCTTCTCCCAAATGAAATCCTAGCCGTTAACTGTGTACTTTACTTGCATAAGCTTTTAACCGATCCGGAAAGGGCCAGGCTGTTTCTCCGCCGTCTCCGGGCAATGGATCCTGCCGTGGTTACCGTTGCTGAGAGAGAAGCCAACAACAACGACCCCGTTTTCCTCag GCGATTTGCAGCCGCATTGGATAACTATGCAGCCATTTTCGACTCATTGGAGGCGACTCTGCCGCCGAGCAGCGGCGAGAGGCTGATGGTGGAAAGAGTATGGTTCGGGAGGGAGATCGGAGATGTGGTGGCGGGGGAAGGAAATGGACGGTTAGAAAGGCACGAGAGGTTCCTATGGTGGGAGATGATGATGAGGGGTGCCGGTTTTGGACTTGTTCCATTGAGTACATTCGCACTTTCACAATCTAGGTTACTTCTAAGGCTTCATTACCCTTCTGAGGGTTATCAGATCTGTGTCGTGAATGAATCTTTCTTCTTGGGTTGGAAGAATCAGCTTCTATTTTCTGTTTCATCTTggcattaa